GCTTTTGCAGATGTTCGGCGGCGGCTTCCAGCGCCTGGCAATTGGCCACGCGGTCCAGGTCGCCGATGTGCTGCGACAAAAACGCCTCGTTGCCGCGGGTCAGGCACAGGGTGTTTTTCAGGTGCGCGCCCAAGGCCAGCACCGAAGGCCCGCCGCGCGACAGGGCGATGGCGTTAGGCGTGTAGCCGCGGCCGCGGCGCAGCAATTGGGCGCGCCCCTGGCTGCCCACGCGCAGCACGCTGTCGTCGCAACGGGTGACAATGTCGCGGTCATGCTCCAGCACCGCGTCCGCCAGGTCCGGCAGCAGGGCGCGGGCGGCATCGTTGTCTGTAATCAGCGGCTCGCCGTGGAGATTGGCGCTGGTCATCACCAGCAGCAGCGGCTGGGGCTGGTTCAGCCAGTCCAGTCCGGTTGGCCGGCCGGCGGCTTCGTGGAACAGCAGGTAATGCAGCGGGGTGTAAGGCAGCATGACCCCCAGCCAGGCGCTGTCCGGCGCGACGCCGCGCAGGGCGTGTTCGCAAACGGCGGTTTGGGGCAGCAGCACGATGGGGCGCTGCGGCGAATTCAGCATCCGGATGGATAGCTCGTCCGGCGCGGCCATTCCGTGCAAAGAGGCGGCGTTGGCGGCCATCACCGCCAGCGGTTTTTCCTCGCGCGCTTTTCGTTGACGCAGCCGGGCTACGGCTGCGGCGTTGCGGGCGTCGCAGGCCAGGTGGAAGCCGCCTAAGCCCTTGATGGCGACGATGCCGCCGGCCAGCAGCCGCCGCAGGGTTTCCCGCAGCGGATCTCCCCGCACCGGGCCGTCTACGTCGCGCAGCGTCAGCCGCGGGCCGCAGTCCGGGCAGGCATTGGGCTCGGCGTGGAAGCGGCGATGCCGCGGATCGCTGTACTCCTGCAGGCAGGCCGGGCATTGCCCAAAGGCCGCCATGCTGGTTTGGGCGCGGTCGTAAGGCAGGCTGCTCACCAGGGTGTAGCGCGGGCCGCAGTCGGTGCAATTGATGAAGGGGTAGCGGTAGCGGCGGTTGGCCGGGTCGAACAATTCGGCCAGGCAGGCGTCGCAAACGCAGCTGTCGGCGCCGATGGCGGCGCGGCTGCCGCCTTGGGCGCTTTGGCGGATGGCAAAGCCGCTGCTGCCAGTTTGATCCGGCAGCGGACGGCGCTGGATGCGGTCTATGCGCGCCAGCGGCGGTTTTTCCGCCAGCAGCCGTGCGGCGAAACCATCCAGCTCGGCGCGGCCGCCTTGTAGTTCCAGCGTGACGCCGTCGCCGTCGTTGCGTATCCAGCCGGCCAAGTCCAGCTCGCCGGCCAGCCGGTAGGCGAAGGGGCGAAAGCCCACGCCCTGGACGATGCCGGTCACAGTCAGTTGTTCGCGCGCCATGTCGCGCCCTCCAGGCCGCAGCCGGCGGCCAGCCAGTCCAGCCATTCGCCGCAGCCTTCGCCGGTTTTGACCGACAGCTGGATCACCGGCAGGCCGGGGCGCACCTGGCGCGCCATGCGGATGGCGGCGGCGACGTCGAAATCGAGGTGCGGCAGCAGGTCTATCTTGCTGATGATCAACAGGTCCGCCGCGCGGAACATGTCCGGGTATTTGAGCGGCTTGTCTTCGCCTTCTGTCACAGACAGGATGGCCACCTTGTGCGCTTCGCCTAGATCGAAGGCGGCGGGGCAGACCAGATTGCCTACGTTTTCGATCAGCAGCAGGCCGCCGTCCGGCATGGCCTGGTCTTGCCGCAATTGCGCCAGCGCCTCGGCCACCATGCGGGCGTCCAGATGGCAGCCCTTGCCGGTGTTGATCTGCACCGCCGGCGCGCCGGCGGCGCGGATGCGTTCGGCGTCGTTGGCGGTTTGCTGGTCGCCTTCCACTACCGCCAGCGGCGCGCGTCCGGCCCAGCGGACTATGGTGTCGGCCAGCAGGCTGGTTTTGCCGGAGCCGGGGCTGGACACCAGATTGAGCGCGAAGATGCCGCGCTCCGCCAACAGGCGGCGGTTGCGCGCGGCGCGGGCATTGTTGTCGGAGAGGATGTCCTGCTCGATGGCGATGATGCGTTCAGTTGGCGTGTCGGGCGCATGGACCGCGTCCAGCGGGCCGGATGCCGGGCCGGACACGCGGTAGCCGTTCCGCGGCGCGGCATGCGAGTGTTCGTGGCGGCGTTTGCCGTTGATGCGTAGTTGTCCGTGGCCGCAGCCGCAAGTGGTGCACATGATGCTTGCCTCCTAGCTGATTCCGATATCGATCACCCGCATTTCATCGCCGCCTTCCAAACTGAGGTTTTCGCCGTCGCAGCGCGGGCAGCAGGCCGGCAGCGCGCTTAGCTCGGCCTCGCAGCCGCAATCTCCGCAATGGGCCAGGGCGGGGCGGCGCTCGGCCTGGAACTCGGCGTCCTCGGCCAGGCTGCCGCGCGCCGCCAGCTGGCAGCAATACAGCAGGGTGTCTGTCTCTACATGGGCTAGCAAACCCAATGCCAGGCGGACGCGGGTGACGCGGCGGGCGCCGGCGCGGCGCGCGGCGGCCTCGGCGATGTGGACCACGTTTTCCGCAAGTGTCAGTTCATGCACGGTTTTTTCTCCTGGATGCGCTATGCGGGGCGCGGCTGCAGGCTTGCTCTCGCGAGGCCGTCGCGGTGTCGAGGCGTCGACACTTTTGTCGATGGCGTCGCGGCGCGTCTGGCGTCGACACCGGGCGCGACAGCTGGGCGATGCCGCTTTCTCTTTCCGAATCAGCCGCTTGCTGCGCGGCATCCGGGCTGGCACGGCTTATGCAATATCGAAGCGAGTCCTGCTATCGACATTCGGGCGGCCGCCGCCGCTTGAGGAGGTTGAAATGAATCGGTTCATCATCGCTGAACCCCAAAACTGCATAGGCTGCCGCACCTGCGAAGTGGCGTGCGCCCTGGCCCATGCGCCCCATCCCGGCGAACCATTGTCGCCGGATACCTTTCACCCCCGGCTGACGGTGATCAAGAGCGCGCGCATCAGCACGCCGGTGCTGTGCCGGCAGTGCGACGACGCGCCCTGTCTGAACGCCTGTCCAAGCGGGGCGATTGTTTACGCCGGCAATAGCGTGCAAGTGCTGCAAGAGCGCTGCGTGGGCTGCAAGACCTGCATGGTGGCCTGTCCTTACGGCGCGATGCAGGTGGTGACCGAGCCGCAACGGCCGCAGCCGGGCAGCTTCTCCACGCGCCAGCTCAAGGCCAAGGCGCTGAAGTGCGATCTGTGCGCGGGCAAGCCGGCCGGACCGGCCTGCATCGCCACCTGTCCCACCAAGGCCTTGCGCATGGTGGAGCCGCAGGCGCTGGAGGCCGCCATGAAAAAACGCCGGCAGCAAGCCGCGCTGGACACGCCGGCGCTGCCGCTCTGATCGAACGCATCGCGCAAAAGGACAGGAAAAATGGAGAAGGTAATTTCGGTTTGCCCGTACTGCGGTTCGGGCTGCAAGCTCAATCTCTTGGTGGAAAACGGCAAGATCGTCGGCGCGGAAGGCGCGGACGGCGTCACCAATCAGGGCGAGCTGTGTTTGAAGGGCTATTACGGCTGGGACTTCCTGAACGACACCAAGCTGCTGACGCCGCGCTTGCGTCATCCGATGATACGCCGCCAGCGCGGCGGCCAATTCGAGCGCGTCAGCTGGGACGAGGCGGTGGCCTTCGTGGCAGGCAAGCTGGGCCAGATCAAGCGCGAGCACGGCCCGGACGCCATCATGCTGACCGGCTCTTCGCGCGGCACCGGCAACGAATCCAACTACATCGCGCAGAAGTTCGCCCGCGCGGTGATCGGCACCAATAATATCGACTGCTGCGCCCGCGTCTGCCACGGGCCGTCGGTGGCCGGCCTGATGGCCACCTTGGGCAATGGCGCGATGAGCAATTCGATCTGCGAGATCGAGGACAGCGACTGCATCCTGGTGTTCGGCTACAACGCGGCCGATTCCCACCCCATCGTCGCCCGCCGCATTCTCAAGGCCAAGCAGAAGGGCGCCAAGATCATCGTTTGCGACCCGCGCTACATAGAAACCGCGCGCGTCGCCGATCTGCATTTGCAGCTGAACAACGGCTCCAATATGGCGCTGGTCAATGCCTTCGCCAATGTGCTGATCAGCGAAGGTCTGTATAAGCCGGACTTTATCGCCGAGCACGCCGAGGGTTTCGAGGAGTACAAGGCCGCCGTCGCCAAGTACACGCCGGAATACGCGGCCGAGATCACCGGGCTGCGGCCTGAGCTGATCCGCCAGGCCATCCGCATGTATGCCGCCGCGCCCAGCGCCACCATTTTGTGGGGCATGGGCGTGACCCAGTGGGGCCAGGCGGTGGACGTGGTCAAGGGCTTGTCCAGCCTCGCCACGCTGACCGGCAATCTGGGGCGGCCGAATGTCGGCGTCGGCCCGGTGCGCGGCCAGAACAATGTGCAGGGCGCTTGCGATATGGGCGCGCTGCCCAACACGCTGCCGGGTTATTACGACGTCAGCGACGCCGATGCGCGCGCGCGCTTCGCCCAGGCCTGGGGCGTGGACAGCCTGCCGGCCGAGAAGGGCTGCAGCATCACCGAGGCGGCGCACCGCATCGAAGCCGGCACGCTGAAGGCGTATTACATCTTCGGCGAAGACCCGCTGCAAACCGAGCCCGACCTGGGCATGATGCGCCGCGCCTTTGAAAAGCTGGACCTGATCGTGGTGCAGGACATTTTCATGACCAAGACGGCGATGGCGGCCGACGTGATCCTGCCCGCCACCTCTTGGGGCGAGCATGAAAACGTGTTCTCCAGCGCCGATCGCGGCTTCCAGCGTTGCTACAAGGCGATAGAGGCGCCGGCCGACGTCAAGGATGACTGGGAAATCTACAGCCTGATCGCCACGGCCATGGGCTACCCCATGCATTACGACAACGCCCAGCAGATTTGGGATGAGCTGCGCGGCCTGTGCCATCTGTATGCCGGCGCCAGCTATGACAAGATGGCCGGCCTCGGCTATGTGCAGTGGCCCTGCCCCAGCGAAGGCCACCCCGGCACGCCGTGGCTGTACGCGGGCTATCAGTTCGACACGCCCAGCGGCAAGGCCAAGCTGTTCGCCGCCGAGTGGCGGCCGCCGCTGGAGAAAGTGGACGCTGAATATCCCTTGGGCCTATGCACGGTGCGCGAGGTGGGGCATTACTCCTGCCGCTCGATGACCGGCAACTGCACGGCGCTGCAAACCTTGGCCGACGAACCGGGCTTTGTGCAGATCCACCCGGACGACGCGCAAAAATACGGCATCGCCGACCAGGCGCTGGTGTGGGTGGCCTCGCGGCGCGGCAAGGTGATCACCCGCGCCAACCACAACCCGCGCGTCAACGCCGGGGCGGTGTACATGACCTACCAATGGTGGATAGGCGCTTGCAACGAGCTGACGGTGGATCACCTTGACCCGATCTCCAAGACCCCGGAGCTGAAATACTGCACGGTGCGGCTGGAAACCATCGCCGACCAGGCCTGGGCGGAAAACCACGCGCGCGGCGTCTACGCGCGGCTGAAGGCGGACCTGCGCAAGGCCGCGCTGGCGGAGTAGGGCGATGGCGCGGGAGACGCTGATCGACAGCCACGGCAGGCGCATCGCCTACCTGCGGCTGTCGGTGACCGACCGCTGCGACCTGCGCTGCCGCTATTGCCGTCTGGCCGACGACAAGTCTTACGCCAAACGGGCCGACTGGCTGAGCTTCGCGGAGATCCGCCGCCTGGTCGGCCTGTTCGCCGCGATGGGCGTGGGGCGGGTGCGGCTGACCGGCGGCGAGCCGCTGCTGCGCGCCGGCATCGTCGATCTGGTGGGCGAGCTGGCCGCCGCGCCCGGCGTGAGCGATCTGTCCTTGTCCACCAACGCCACCCAGCTGGCGCGATACGCGGCGCGGCTCAAGGCGGCTGGGCTGAGCCGGGTCAATGTCAGCCTGGATTCGCTGAAGCGGGAGTGCGTCAGTGAGCTGTGCGGGCGCGACAGCCTGGACGCCACGCTGGCCGGCTTGATGGCGGCCAAGGCGGCGGGGCTCGCGCCGATCAAGCTGAATATGGTGGCGCTGCAAGGCGTCAACGACGGCGAGATCGAGTCCATGGCGGCGTTTTGCTTCGAGCATTGCTTCATTCTGCGCCTGATCGAAGCGATGCCTATGGGCGAGGCGGGCCGCGCCGCAGCCTATCTGCCTTTGGACGAGGCGAGGGCGCGGCTGATCCGGCGTTTCGCGCTTCAGCCCTGCGCTGTGGAGCTGGGCGGCGGGCCGGCTCGTTACTGGCAAACCGCGGATGGCCGCGGACAGGTGGGCTTCATCACGCCCATTTCCCAGCACTTCTGCGCCAGTTGCAACCGGGTGCGGCTGACCGTGGACGGCACGCTCTACCTGTGCCTGGGCCAGGAGCACAAGCTGGAGTTGCGCCAGCTGCTGCGCGGCGGCGCCAGCGACGATGAGCTGGCGGCCGCCATACGACTAGCGGTGGAGCGCAAGCCGCTTAGCCATGATTTTGATGCGCCGGGGCTGAACCGAGTCCGTTTCATGTCGAAAACCGGCGGTTGAGTTTTGCTTCAATGAGGATGACACAATGAAAAACCGTATCTGGCTTTCTCTACCTTTGATGGCGCTATTGCCTGGGCTGGCCTTGGCACACATCGGCAACGATGCCGGCATCCATCACGGCACCGCCTTCTTCATGGGCTTTGTCCACCCTTTCACCGGCCTGGATCACTTCGCCGCCATGCTGGCGGTGGGCGTGTGGAGCGTGATGGCCACTCGCCAGGTGTGGGCGATGCCTTTCGCTTTCGCCGGCTTGCTGCTGGTGGGTGGCATGATAGGCTTCACCGGCGTGGCGGTGCCGGTGGTGGAGCCGATGATCGCGTCTTCGCTGCT
The Chromobacterium sp. IIBBL 290-4 DNA segment above includes these coding regions:
- the fdhF gene encoding formate dehydrogenase subunit alpha, whose translation is MEKVISVCPYCGSGCKLNLLVENGKIVGAEGADGVTNQGELCLKGYYGWDFLNDTKLLTPRLRHPMIRRQRGGQFERVSWDEAVAFVAGKLGQIKREHGPDAIMLTGSSRGTGNESNYIAQKFARAVIGTNNIDCCARVCHGPSVAGLMATLGNGAMSNSICEIEDSDCILVFGYNAADSHPIVARRILKAKQKGAKIIVCDPRYIETARVADLHLQLNNGSNMALVNAFANVLISEGLYKPDFIAEHAEGFEEYKAAVAKYTPEYAAEITGLRPELIRQAIRMYAAAPSATILWGMGVTQWGQAVDVVKGLSSLATLTGNLGRPNVGVGPVRGQNNVQGACDMGALPNTLPGYYDVSDADARARFAQAWGVDSLPAEKGCSITEAAHRIEAGTLKAYYIFGEDPLQTEPDLGMMRRAFEKLDLIVVQDIFMTKTAMAADVILPATSWGEHENVFSSADRGFQRCYKAIEAPADVKDDWEIYSLIATAMGYPMHYDNAQQIWDELRGLCHLYAGASYDKMAGLGYVQWPCPSEGHPGTPWLYAGYQFDTPSGKAKLFAAEWRPPLEKVDAEYPLGLCTVREVGHYSCRSMTGNCTALQTLADEPGFVQIHPDDAQKYGIADQALVWVASRRGKVITRANHNPRVNAGAVYMTYQWWIGACNELTVDHLDPISKTPELKYCTVRLETIADQAWAENHARGVYARLKADLRKAALAE
- a CDS encoding 4Fe-4S dicluster domain-containing protein, which encodes MNRFIIAEPQNCIGCRTCEVACALAHAPHPGEPLSPDTFHPRLTVIKSARISTPVLCRQCDDAPCLNACPSGAIVYAGNSVQVLQERCVGCKTCMVACPYGAMQVVTEPQRPQPGSFSTRQLKAKALKCDLCAGKPAGPACIATCPTKALRMVEPQALEAAMKKRRQQAALDTPALPL
- a CDS encoding hydrogenase maturation nickel metallochaperone HypA translates to MHELTLAENVVHIAEAAARRAGARRVTRVRLALGLLAHVETDTLLYCCQLAARGSLAEDAEFQAERRPALAHCGDCGCEAELSALPACCPRCDGENLSLEGGDEMRVIDIGIS
- the hypB gene encoding hydrogenase nickel incorporation protein HypB — its product is MCTTCGCGHGQLRINGKRRHEHSHAAPRNGYRVSGPASGPLDAVHAPDTPTERIIAIEQDILSDNNARAARNRRLLAERGIFALNLVSSPGSGKTSLLADTIVRWAGRAPLAVVEGDQQTANDAERIRAAGAPAVQINTGKGCHLDARMVAEALAQLRQDQAMPDGGLLLIENVGNLVCPAAFDLGEAHKVAILSVTEGEDKPLKYPDMFRAADLLIISKIDLLPHLDFDVAAAIRMARQVRPGLPVIQLSVKTGEGCGEWLDWLAAGCGLEGATWRANN
- a CDS encoding HupE/UreJ family protein, whose translation is MKNRIWLSLPLMALLPGLALAHIGNDAGIHHGTAFFMGFVHPFTGLDHFAAMLAVGVWSVMATRQVWAMPFAFAGLLLVGGMIGFTGVAVPVVEPMIASSLLVLGLLVCARVRLALPWGLAVVGLFALFHGIAHGSELPAAKAMAVLCGMALGTMILHIAGMGIGAFFKNRSAWYPRVLGGGIALLGAGYLAGVL
- the hypF gene encoding carbamoyltransferase HypF → MAREQLTVTGIVQGVGFRPFAYRLAGELDLAGWIRNDGDGVTLELQGGRAELDGFAARLLAEKPPLARIDRIQRRPLPDQTGSSGFAIRQSAQGGSRAAIGADSCVCDACLAELFDPANRRYRYPFINCTDCGPRYTLVSSLPYDRAQTSMAAFGQCPACLQEYSDPRHRRFHAEPNACPDCGPRLTLRDVDGPVRGDPLRETLRRLLAGGIVAIKGLGGFHLACDARNAAAVARLRQRKAREEKPLAVMAANAASLHGMAAPDELSIRMLNSPQRPIVLLPQTAVCEHALRGVAPDSAWLGVMLPYTPLHYLLFHEAAGRPTGLDWLNQPQPLLLVMTSANLHGEPLITDNDAARALLPDLADAVLEHDRDIVTRCDDSVLRVGSQGRAQLLRRGRGYTPNAIALSRGGPSVLALGAHLKNTLCLTRGNEAFLSQHIGDLDRVANCQALEAAAEHLQKLLASQPAYIAHDLHPDYFSTHLAKRWARRLDILALAVQHHHAHIAAILAEHQCEEPVLGLALDGVGLGDDGGAWGGELLLVDGAHFQRLGHLATLALPGGDRAAREPWRMAAAALHSWGEEQAILDRFPDEPAAAQLLRWLNQGKALNRTSSLGRHFDAAAALLGIAARSSFEAQAAMRLEGLAERRGLPRRPPKLHKLDASNVLDLSPLLHRLAEGFCPSEGAALFHACLIEALADWAAVNARRHSLRLVACGGGCLQNAILARGLHLALGKRGLTMLQARQAPAGDGGLALGQAWVAQRHFHR
- the moaA gene encoding GTP 3',8-cyclase MoaA, giving the protein MARETLIDSHGRRIAYLRLSVTDRCDLRCRYCRLADDKSYAKRADWLSFAEIRRLVGLFAAMGVGRVRLTGGEPLLRAGIVDLVGELAAAPGVSDLSLSTNATQLARYAARLKAAGLSRVNVSLDSLKRECVSELCGRDSLDATLAGLMAAKAAGLAPIKLNMVALQGVNDGEIESMAAFCFEHCFILRLIEAMPMGEAGRAAAYLPLDEARARLIRRFALQPCAVELGGGPARYWQTADGRGQVGFITPISQHFCASCNRVRLTVDGTLYLCLGQEHKLELRQLLRGGASDDELAAAIRLAVERKPLSHDFDAPGLNRVRFMSKTGG